TATAGAGTGCGCTACCCGCGCGGGCGTGGAGAGAAAGTACAGAAGCGATGTTGATCACTGTGCCGCTGTCGTTTTGTGCCAGACGCGGCAGGATGGCGTAGGTGAGGCGCATCAGTGCCGTCGTATTCAGGGTGTTGATGGCCTGATGTTGGGCAATATCCCCGGCTAAAAAGGGGGCCATCTGCGCTGTGCCTGCATTGTTAACCAGAGTGTCGATGCGGGTGTCGCTACGCAGTTTTTCTTCAACGACGCGAATACCGTTTTCATCGCTCAGATCGGCAGTCAGGGTCTGGATCTCCACCCCATACTGGCCTGAAAGTTGTTCAGCCAGCGCTTTCAGGCGGGCTTCGCGTCGGGCGACCAGAACCAGATTGTAGCCGCGCGCCGCGAGACGATCGGCGTACACTGCGCCAATACCGGATGATGCCCCTGTGATCAGCGCTGCAGAATGTTGCGTAGTCATTGTGTTGTACCTCAAAGCAAAGTGAGTTAATTGGTTTCAATATGAAACTGAATTTACTGTGAGATATTTGGTTTTATAATGCAACCATTTTGGGGGGCTATTTTTTGTTTCTGAATTCAGGGCAGAAAAGAAATTCAGGCTAACAATATGAAATTACGGGGTTTTAAGCTCAACGTCCTGAGGCGATAATTCCCGGCCATCGCCTGCAATGAGAGACAGTTTGCGCAGGGGTTGCTGGTTTTTCACGTCGACCAACACGCTGCCACATTCGTCATCAGCGAACAGATATTCATTGCCCCATTGCGACAAAGCAACCAGGACCATCTGTAGCGCTTGTCCCTTTTCGGTGAGCACATACTCCTGCCATGCACTGCCGTCGGAAGCGGGCTGGAGGATGAGGATACCTTCGTCAACCAACAGTTTCAGGCGCGAGGTCAGCATGTTTTTTGCGATACCGAGGCTTTTTTGAAACTCACCGAAGCGTTTAATGCCGCGCAGGGCATCGCGAACGATCAGCAACGACCACCAGTCGCCAATAATATCCAGCGAACGGGCAATCGAGCAGGTGCTCTCTTCAAGGCGGGTGCGTTTCACGGGCGATTCTCCAGGACGGTATGGTTTTATTATAAAACTAATTATGCTGACGGGTAAGCCCGTTATTCATCAGTTTGAGAAATGCTTCCCGGAAAATTGTCATCAATCTGTCACACTTAACGCGATGTTAACAACCAGGTGAGGAATGAGGGATGAGAAAAGCACTACTCGCTGTTGCAGTGGCAGGCTCCATGTCCATGACGTTCGGCGTACAGGCGCAGGACGTACCTGAGGGGTATCAGTTAGAACAAGTTTTAATCATGAGTCGCCATAACTTGCGTGCGCCGCTCGCCAATAATGGCAGCGTGCTGGAACAAGCCACGCCGAACAAATGGCCAGAATGGGACGTGCCGGGCGGTCAGCTCACCACCAAAGGCGGCGTGCTTGAAGTCTATATGGGGCACTACATGCGTGAGTGGCTGGCAGACAAAGGGATGGTCACCACGGGAGAGTGTCCGCCGGCAAATACGGTTTATGCCTATGCCAACAGTTTGCAACGCACCGTGGC
This sequence is a window from Enterobacter sp. RHBSTW-00994. Protein-coding genes within it:
- a CDS encoding SDR family oxidoreductase — its product is MTTQHSAALITGASSGIGAVYADRLAARGYNLVLVARREARLKALAEQLSGQYGVEIQTLTADLSDENGIRVVEEKLRSDTRIDTLVNNAGTAQMAPFLAGDIAQHQAINTLNTTALMRLTYAILPRLAQNDSGTVINIASVLSLHARAGSALYSATKAWVFNFTRGLQEEFADRHVRIQAVLPAATATEIWDLSGVSVNDLPEGSVMTTDNLVDAALAGLDQGELITIPPMHDIQLWARFEEARLNLFASARTGEPAPRYFRK
- a CDS encoding helix-turn-helix domain-containing protein codes for the protein MKRTRLEESTCSIARSLDIIGDWWSLLIVRDALRGIKRFGEFQKSLGIAKNMLTSRLKLLVDEGILILQPASDGSAWQEYVLTEKGQALQMVLVALSQWGNEYLFADDECGSVLVDVKNQQPLRKLSLIAGDGRELSPQDVELKTP